One window of the Crateriforma spongiae genome contains the following:
- a CDS encoding sialate O-acetylesterase codes for MLSFPTRWLMLLPLLVATVSASAEISVCSLFTDHMVVQRDKPVRVWGWTDAGAEVTASLGGHDAKATAGSDGRFVMELAALPAGGPHELVIQSGNDAKTISDVLVGEVWICSGQSNMAWAVQSANDADLESLSANYPQIRLISVPQVGTQEPQKDFNGQWSVCSPSTVKDFSAVGYFFGRQLHQTLDVPIGLIDNAWGGSAAEAWISRQRLEKAGEYEDLLNHWDEMARNYDFAKMKKAYEERRQAWIDGGRKGNAPRAPRDAMSGNHRPANIYNGVLKPTIGYSIRGAIWYQGESNSSRAYQYRNLFPLMIQSWRDEWGQGDFPFYWVQLADFRAEVDQPAESDWAELREAQTMTMDKLSNTGQAVIIDLGEASDIHPKNKQDVAKRLARWALAKDYGIDVPYQSPRFDSVEFDGDKAIVKFSHTGRGLDTFDVREMIGFTIAGDDKNFVHAEAKLMPGTKDTVVVSSPEVSDPVAVRYAWADNPICNVQSADGLPLTPFRSDDFPGVTAGRTAP; via the coding sequence ATGTTGAGTTTCCCGACTCGTTGGCTGATGTTGTTGCCTTTGTTGGTCGCAACCGTTTCGGCATCGGCCGAGATTTCCGTTTGTTCTTTGTTCACCGACCACATGGTCGTCCAGCGTGACAAGCCCGTCCGCGTTTGGGGCTGGACCGACGCCGGCGCCGAGGTGACCGCTTCGCTGGGCGGACACGATGCCAAAGCAACGGCCGGAAGCGATGGCCGTTTTGTAATGGAACTGGCGGCTCTGCCCGCCGGTGGTCCACACGAATTGGTCATCCAGTCGGGCAACGACGCCAAGACGATTTCCGATGTCTTGGTGGGCGAAGTCTGGATCTGCAGCGGCCAGTCCAACATGGCTTGGGCAGTCCAAAGTGCGAACGATGCGGACTTGGAATCGTTATCGGCTAACTACCCGCAGATCCGTTTGATCAGCGTTCCTCAGGTTGGCACCCAAGAGCCGCAAAAAGACTTCAACGGTCAGTGGTCAGTGTGTTCGCCCAGCACGGTCAAGGATTTTTCCGCCGTTGGCTATTTCTTTGGGCGTCAACTGCACCAGACCCTGGACGTGCCGATCGGTTTGATCGACAACGCTTGGGGCGGTTCAGCCGCGGAAGCGTGGATCAGCCGCCAGCGATTGGAGAAGGCCGGTGAGTACGAAGACTTGCTGAATCACTGGGACGAAATGGCCCGCAACTATGACTTCGCGAAAATGAAGAAGGCTTATGAGGAGCGTCGTCAGGCATGGATTGATGGCGGTCGCAAAGGCAATGCACCGCGTGCGCCGCGAGATGCGATGTCGGGCAACCATCGTCCGGCAAACATCTACAACGGCGTGCTGAAACCCACGATCGGATACTCCATCCGCGGTGCAATCTGGTACCAAGGAGAATCCAATTCCAGTCGCGCTTACCAGTACCGCAACTTATTCCCGCTGATGATTCAGTCTTGGCGTGACGAATGGGGTCAAGGCGACTTCCCATTCTATTGGGTCCAGTTGGCCGATTTTCGTGCCGAAGTCGACCAGCCGGCCGAAAGCGATTGGGCGGAATTGCGTGAAGCACAAACGATGACGATGGACAAGCTTTCCAACACCGGACAAGCCGTCATCATCGACCTGGGCGAAGCGTCTGATATTCACCCCAAGAACAAGCAGGACGTCGCCAAGCGTTTGGCCCGTTGGGCGCTGGCAAAGGACTACGGCATTGATGTGCCCTATCAAAGCCCACGATTTGATTCGGTGGAATTCGACGGGGACAAAGCGATCGTCAAATTCAGCCACACCGGTCGTGGGTTGGACACTTTTGACGTTCGCGAAATGATCGGATTTACAATCGCCGGTGACGACAAAAACTTCGTCCACGCCGAAGCCAAGTTGATGCCGGGCACCAAAGACACCGTGGTCGTGTCCAGCCCCGAAGTCAGCGATCCAGTGGCGGTCCGCTACGCTTGGGCCGACAATCCGATTTGTAACGTTCAATCGGCGGACGGTTTGCCGCTGACTCCGTTCCGCAGCGACGATTTCCCGGGCGTTACCGCCGGCAGAACCGCTCCATAA
- a CDS encoding EAL domain-containing protein translates to MSSVHNAAFDRLCQSTACIDDVWFLCGPTSVGDSVRHIAIDDEPFVIGRKAGTALRLQFRTVSGNHASLSVVDGRLMVRDLGSTNGTYLNGKRLESGLETQLKDEDLVHFAEAPFRIRRQSPTGVTAGTISENVCDQALALVQFDRLMSQRLVRPHFQPIVKLQEDDQVGFEVLGRGSVFGLESVGAMFRAAEQLNLEVELSRLLRWEGLRIGRDIPDDPTLYVNTHPKELDNIEALIASLPAVREMAGDMNLVLEIHEAAVTNPTAMQHLHASMKDLGIQLAYDDFGAGQARLAELIEARPEVVKFDISLIRGIDSADDNRFKMLQSLVTMVQDLDIRALAEGIETPEEAQACREIGFELAQGYHFGRPSPA, encoded by the coding sequence ATGTCATCCGTTCACAATGCCGCGTTTGATCGACTGTGCCAAAGCACAGCTTGCATCGACGACGTTTGGTTCCTTTGCGGACCAACCAGCGTCGGCGATTCAGTCCGTCATATCGCGATTGACGACGAACCGTTTGTGATCGGCCGAAAGGCCGGCACCGCGCTTCGTCTGCAATTTCGGACGGTCAGCGGAAACCACGCATCACTGTCGGTGGTCGATGGACGGTTGATGGTTCGCGATCTGGGCAGCACCAACGGAACGTACCTGAACGGCAAACGGCTGGAATCCGGATTGGAAACCCAGCTAAAAGACGAAGACCTGGTTCACTTTGCCGAAGCGCCCTTTCGTATTCGCCGCCAGTCACCGACGGGTGTGACCGCCGGAACAATCAGTGAAAACGTTTGCGACCAGGCCCTGGCCCTGGTGCAGTTTGATCGGCTGATGAGTCAACGTTTGGTTCGTCCACACTTTCAACCGATCGTCAAACTCCAGGAAGACGACCAAGTCGGTTTCGAGGTCTTGGGACGCGGCAGCGTGTTTGGATTGGAATCGGTCGGCGCAATGTTCCGCGCGGCCGAGCAATTGAATCTGGAAGTCGAACTTAGCCGCTTGCTTCGCTGGGAAGGGCTGCGAATCGGACGCGACATTCCCGACGACCCTACGCTGTACGTCAACACGCATCCGAAAGAACTGGACAACATCGAAGCCCTGATCGCTTCGCTGCCCGCGGTTCGTGAAATGGCGGGCGACATGAACCTGGTGCTCGAGATTCACGAAGCGGCGGTGACCAATCCCACAGCCATGCAACACTTGCATGCCAGCATGAAGGACTTGGGAATCCAATTGGCCTATGACGACTTCGGCGCCGGTCAGGCCAGACTGGCGGAATTGATCGAAGCACGTCCGGAAGTGGTGAAGTTCGACATCTCGCTGATCCGCGGCATTGATTCGGCGGACGATAACCGATTCAAGATGCTGCAGTCGCTGGTCACCATGGTCCAAGACCTGGACATTCGCGCCCTGGCCGAAGGCATTGAAACGCCGGAGGAAGCCCAAGCGTGTCGCGAGATCGGGTTTGAATTGGCCCAAGGCTATCACTTTGGCCGTCCATCGCCTGCCTAA
- a CDS encoding ATP-binding protein: MLGSLLCDDTFWPAEPTSLAETGLSESFIEALALKTINVAGTVSGRNTAERMGLPFRIVEPLMDLLRTRKLVAHVRPAPFNDYYYSLTEQGQKQTQAHLQHCSYVGPAPVPLQDYCLSVEAQAAGLDPIDRDQLAAAMADISYQNSLLDQLGPAVNSNTGLFLYGPPGNGKTTIARSLTGCLGQEIWIPHAILDDGNLIKLQDDAFHREAPVPEGNGQILKADEWDRRWMRIQRPTVVVGGELVMDNLEVRHDPRSNICEAPLQMKSNCGCLLIDDFGRQRIAPEELLNRWIVPLENKCDYLTLPTGKKIQIPFEQLIIFSTNINPDDLVDEAFLRRVPYKIFVDNPSAQEMRILMKTVASRLGFPETPEAAEYLLEYYKRSSRPPRRCHPRDLLTQVANFCRYRKIPLTLRPEYLDQACKSYFSEL; this comes from the coding sequence ATGCTGGGCAGTCTGCTCTGCGACGACACCTTTTGGCCCGCCGAACCGACCAGCCTGGCCGAAACCGGGTTGTCCGAAAGCTTTATCGAAGCGCTTGCGCTGAAAACGATCAACGTCGCCGGTACAGTCAGCGGTCGAAATACGGCCGAGCGAATGGGATTGCCGTTTCGCATCGTCGAACCGCTGATGGATCTGTTGCGAACACGCAAGCTGGTGGCGCACGTCCGACCGGCACCATTTAACGACTACTACTATTCGCTGACCGAACAGGGACAAAAGCAGACGCAAGCTCATCTGCAACACTGCAGCTATGTCGGCCCGGCGCCGGTGCCGCTGCAGGATTACTGCCTCAGTGTGGAAGCTCAGGCGGCCGGATTGGATCCGATTGATCGCGATCAACTGGCCGCCGCGATGGCGGATATTTCGTACCAAAACAGTTTGTTGGATCAGTTGGGCCCGGCGGTCAACAGCAACACCGGTCTGTTCCTGTACGGACCTCCCGGCAACGGCAAAACGACGATTGCGCGGTCGTTGACCGGATGTCTGGGGCAAGAGATCTGGATTCCCCATGCGATCCTAGATGACGGCAACCTGATCAAACTGCAAGACGACGCTTTCCATCGCGAAGCTCCCGTGCCCGAAGGCAACGGGCAGATTTTAAAGGCGGACGAATGGGACCGGCGTTGGATGCGAATCCAGCGGCCGACCGTTGTGGTCGGTGGTGAATTGGTGATGGACAACCTGGAAGTCCGGCATGATCCCCGTTCGAACATCTGCGAAGCGCCGCTGCAGATGAAAAGCAATTGTGGTTGTCTGTTGATCGACGACTTTGGGCGACAACGCATTGCACCGGAGGAGTTGTTGAATCGCTGGATTGTTCCGCTGGAAAACAAGTGTGATTACTTGACTCTGCCGACGGGAAAGAAGATTCAAATCCCCTTCGAACAGCTGATCATCTTTTCAACCAACATCAATCCAGATGATCTGGTGGACGAGGCTTTCTTGCGTCGCGTCCCCTACAAGATCTTTGTGGACAACCCGTCAGCCCAAGAGATGCGAATCTTGATGAAGACGGTCGCGTCACGATTGGGGTTCCCCGAAACACCGGAAGCCGCCGAGTATCTGCTGGAATACTACAAACGCAGCAGCCGGCCGCCCCGTCGATGCCATCCCCGCGATTTGCTGACGCAGGTCGCCAATTTCTGTCGCTATCGAAAAATTCCGTTGACCCTGCGTCCGGAATACTTGGACCAGGCCTGCAAGAGCTACTTCAGCGAACTGTAG
- a CDS encoding protein kinase domain-containing protein: MTKTADSTRLIAPGYEPFSGYVLEEKIGEGGFGEVWRADAPGGIKKAVKFVFGATDENRGSRELKSLERIKGVHHPFLLTLDRFGIVNDQLVIVTELADGSLEEVFKRHCDRGSCGIPRKALLAYLHDAADALDYLHSKYQLQHLDIKPGNLLLVGGHVKVADFGLLKDLREADCSIVGGLTPTYAPPEVFDGRPSLHSDQYSLGVMYQEMLTGARPFNGRTIAQLATQHVHGSPNLNALPACDQPIVARALEKDPTRRFDSCADFVDALRHVQSRSATASGMPTKGSSAQTDPLSFGQNQPASVQDLPQLDSKARSISGRITSHTLVVALGGTGASCLHDLRSRIAKLYSASPMDLHSVLIDTDAATIQATKLAEISDLIPQCHLVHTPLKSAMDYRREQHQRFGSISRRWIYNVPRNGRTEGMRPLGRLALVDHGETIRRTLVEAIDHLAAVCGERIPMVYVIGSVSGGTGGGMYLDVVHLLRNLLDQAGLENSKIVSLLSAAAMRGNPANPLLLHDTQATLQEMQHFMKPGNSYPGDAGAGFESLPAARSPLSDAYVITGPADEAEGIDPRETIVNYLWAAANGAHDLLEAARRGTEDATAGMPATLLRSVGAVRLGTVRALEEKLLAPALIRHLLLSWLGRPGEAKQLAKPVIDRLIKRSEMTREAIRNAMLGMYRADDDSRREWLMSLIRRLPEEALQSDQAIRNFLEPSIADATISNAVSRLVASYVVAISREFIVRLHDRRLDITSAIEVTARLIDRCNELSTTNSADHLMQSSADAMDVGLSGDDPITERVNMACEIGRQIMSTKAESLTNQFFVELAKQLQTMRARLEGRAVLIAEGIQATSTDGKADANAWSEMPRELQVRFEPLLAELHESMVDQTLLAMLRSNQPGMNADTLVSKLSDAALPLVKNAVDATESTAKEEPLSPALSTTTPATLALSQTNRLQDEDALGDSDLVSPTRTASFTAQQSNVSHDAQVRPETMVAKVRPGLLDCGGMQRLMLLVGSDAELQQLETRVKQAHDGSLTSVIIPGITPMLIHEAQQVPMQRVLERLEVAAGDPSVSNRLRSRADVDWSN, from the coding sequence ATGACCAAGACTGCAGATTCCACTCGTTTGATCGCTCCCGGGTACGAGCCGTTTTCGGGCTACGTCCTGGAAGAAAAGATCGGCGAAGGCGGCTTCGGCGAGGTTTGGCGTGCCGATGCGCCCGGAGGTATCAAAAAGGCCGTCAAATTTGTGTTCGGTGCCACGGACGAGAACCGCGGGTCACGCGAACTGAAATCGTTGGAACGAATCAAAGGCGTTCACCATCCGTTCCTGTTAACGTTGGACCGATTCGGCATCGTCAACGATCAACTTGTCATCGTGACGGAACTGGCTGATGGGTCTTTGGAAGAAGTGTTCAAGCGGCACTGCGATCGGGGATCCTGTGGGATTCCGCGGAAAGCCCTGTTGGCCTATTTGCACGACGCCGCTGATGCGCTGGATTACCTGCACAGCAAATACCAACTGCAACACTTGGACATCAAACCCGGTAATCTGCTGTTGGTCGGCGGTCACGTCAAAGTCGCCGACTTTGGCTTATTGAAAGACCTGCGCGAAGCGGATTGCAGCATCGTGGGCGGTCTGACGCCGACGTACGCGCCGCCGGAGGTGTTTGACGGACGTCCCAGCCTGCACAGCGATCAATACAGTCTTGGGGTGATGTACCAAGAAATGTTGACCGGGGCGCGTCCGTTCAACGGACGGACGATCGCACAATTGGCAACGCAGCACGTTCATGGTTCGCCCAACCTGAATGCCTTGCCGGCCTGCGATCAACCGATCGTGGCACGGGCTTTGGAAAAGGATCCCACGCGACGTTTCGATTCGTGTGCCGATTTCGTCGATGCACTACGCCACGTTCAAAGCCGTTCGGCGACAGCATCCGGCATGCCCACGAAAGGCAGTTCGGCCCAAACCGATCCATTGTCCTTCGGGCAAAATCAACCAGCCAGCGTTCAAGATTTGCCGCAATTGGATTCCAAGGCTCGGTCGATCTCCGGCCGAATCACCAGCCATACGTTGGTCGTTGCGCTGGGAGGCACCGGAGCAAGCTGTCTGCATGATTTGCGGTCGCGTATCGCCAAGCTGTATTCCGCCAGCCCGATGGATTTGCATTCGGTACTGATCGATACCGATGCCGCGACGATCCAGGCCACCAAGTTGGCGGAGATATCTGATCTGATTCCACAGTGCCATCTGGTGCACACGCCGTTGAAGTCTGCGATGGACTATCGGCGTGAACAGCACCAACGATTCGGTTCCATTTCGCGTCGCTGGATCTACAACGTGCCGCGAAACGGACGTACCGAAGGCATGCGTCCGCTCGGGCGTCTGGCACTGGTCGATCATGGCGAAACGATTCGTCGGACTTTGGTCGAGGCGATCGATCACTTGGCGGCGGTCTGTGGCGAGCGCATTCCAATGGTCTACGTGATCGGATCGGTGTCCGGCGGGACCGGAGGCGGCATGTACCTGGACGTGGTCCATCTGCTGCGCAATCTGCTGGATCAAGCCGGTTTGGAAAACAGCAAAATCGTTTCCTTGCTGTCGGCCGCAGCGATGCGCGGCAACCCCGCCAATCCGTTGCTGCTGCACGACACCCAGGCAACGTTGCAGGAAATGCAACACTTCATGAAGCCGGGCAACAGTTATCCCGGTGATGCGGGAGCGGGATTCGAAAGCCTGCCCGCCGCTCGATCACCGCTAAGCGATGCCTATGTCATCACCGGACCGGCGGACGAAGCGGAGGGGATTGATCCCCGTGAAACGATCGTCAACTACCTTTGGGCCGCCGCAAACGGCGCGCACGATCTGTTGGAAGCCGCCCGCCGGGGAACCGAAGACGCCACCGCGGGGATGCCGGCGACACTTCTGCGTTCGGTCGGGGCGGTCCGACTGGGAACGGTCCGGGCTTTGGAGGAAAAGTTGCTGGCGCCCGCTTTGATTCGACACTTGCTGTTGTCATGGCTGGGGCGGCCCGGTGAAGCAAAGCAGCTTGCCAAACCGGTGATCGACCGATTGATCAAACGAAGCGAGATGACACGCGAAGCGATCCGCAATGCCATGCTGGGCATGTATCGCGCCGATGATGATTCGCGCCGCGAATGGCTGATGAGCTTGATTCGGCGGTTACCAGAGGAAGCGTTGCAGTCAGACCAGGCCATCAGGAATTTCTTGGAACCCAGCATTGCCGATGCGACGATTTCGAATGCGGTGTCCCGGTTGGTCGCCAGCTACGTCGTTGCGATTTCTCGTGAATTTATCGTCCGCCTGCATGATCGACGATTGGACATCACTTCGGCGATCGAAGTCACCGCCCGGTTGATCGACCGGTGCAACGAGCTTTCAACGACGAATTCGGCCGATCATCTGATGCAGAGTTCCGCTGATGCGATGGATGTCGGCCTGTCCGGAGACGACCCGATCACCGAACGGGTGAACATGGCATGCGAAATCGGTCGCCAAATCATGTCCACCAAAGCAGAATCGTTGACCAATCAGTTCTTTGTCGAGTTGGCAAAACAATTGCAGACGATGCGGGCCAGGCTGGAGGGCCGCGCGGTGTTGATCGCCGAAGGAATCCAAGCCACGTCGACCGACGGAAAAGCCGATGCGAACGCCTGGTCGGAAATGCCGCGTGAACTGCAGGTGCGATTCGAACCGCTGTTGGCGGAATTACACGAGTCGATGGTCGACCAAACGTTGTTGGCGATGCTGCGATCAAACCAACCCGGAATGAATGCCGACACGCTGGTGTCCAAGCTTTCCGATGCCGCGTTGCCGTTGGTCAAAAACGCGGTGGATGCCACGGAATCGACGGCCAAAGAGGAGCCGCTGTCACCGGCGTTGAGCACGACCACACCGGCGACTTTGGCTTTGTCGCAAACGAATCGCTTGCAGGATGAAGACGCATTGGGTGATTCGGATCTGGTGTCGCCGACGCGAACCGCCAGCTTCACAGCACAACAATCGAACGTCTCGCACGACGCGCAGGTTCGGCCCGAAACGATGGTCGCCAAGGTCCGCCCCGGCTTGCTGGACTGTGGTGGGATGCAGCGACTGATGCTCTTGGTCGGCAGCGATGCGGAGCTCCAACAACTGGAAACGCGTGTCAAGCAGGCTCACGACGGCAGCCTAACGTCGGTGATCATTCCCGGCATCACGCCGATGTTGATTCACGAGGCGCAACAGGTCCCAATGCAACGTGTCTTGGAACGTCTGGAAGTTGCCGCGGGCGACCCCAGTGTCAGCAATCGCCTGCGAAGCCGCGCCGACGTGGACTGGAGCAACTGA
- a CDS encoding DoxX family protein → MFTALGLMVGWHLTYEGIAKWLAPGWTSAGYLESASGPMAETWQRLAQSSGWVAWIDGLNIAALILIGLCLMTGFAQRLAATVGMVLLLMYYSVRPPWTATDVGFASEGHYLLINKTLVEAMVLGLIAATPSSWSFSIWQLVRQSLAKYAAGVSVPPSVNHDAPADSPQRRTIVKNLISIPVIGTMAFAIAKQHGWQSHEEDDLRRHVDGNSEPTVKVTQAADLSQLKRPIPAGKIGDIEIGRIICGGNLISGFAHSRDLIYVSQFLKNYFTSNKVLDTFWLCEQCGINTTAVSARPEPVALLQDYWKRGGTMKWIAPVYPKDDDYRSNIDFAIDNGASAAMIMGNVGDRWARAGKYDLMAKTIDYIKSRGVPAGLAGHELATVQGAEQHRCGADFYMKTLHCRDYWSWKPEQKKDKLIIDNYSVDNYWERTPEETIQYMESIDKPWIAFKTLAAGAVHPKKGFRYAFENGADFICVGMFDYQIIEDANILTAVLDDPKLNRRRRWIA, encoded by the coding sequence ATGTTCACAGCGCTCGGATTGATGGTCGGCTGGCACTTGACCTATGAAGGCATTGCCAAATGGTTGGCGCCGGGATGGACATCGGCCGGCTATCTGGAATCGGCATCGGGACCGATGGCAGAAACGTGGCAGCGTTTGGCCCAGTCATCCGGTTGGGTCGCCTGGATCGATGGTTTAAACATCGCCGCTTTGATCTTGATCGGACTGTGCTTGATGACCGGGTTCGCCCAGCGTCTGGCAGCGACCGTCGGCATGGTCTTGTTATTGATGTATTACTCTGTCCGTCCACCGTGGACCGCCACCGACGTCGGGTTTGCATCGGAAGGCCACTATTTGTTGATCAATAAAACCTTGGTCGAAGCGATGGTGTTGGGGCTGATCGCTGCAACGCCCAGTTCATGGTCCTTTTCCATTTGGCAACTGGTGCGACAGTCGTTAGCGAAATACGCGGCCGGTGTCAGTGTTCCACCCAGTGTCAATCACGATGCGCCCGCCGATTCGCCACAGCGGCGAACCATTGTCAAAAACTTAATCTCGATCCCTGTGATTGGCACGATGGCATTTGCGATCGCCAAACAACACGGATGGCAAAGCCACGAAGAAGACGATTTGCGTCGACACGTCGATGGCAACAGTGAACCAACGGTCAAGGTGACACAGGCGGCGGATTTGAGCCAGTTGAAAAGGCCTATCCCTGCCGGCAAGATCGGTGACATCGAAATCGGACGTATCATCTGCGGAGGTAACTTGATCAGCGGATTCGCCCACAGCCGAGACCTGATCTATGTATCACAGTTTCTGAAGAACTACTTTACGTCGAACAAGGTTCTGGACACGTTCTGGTTGTGTGAACAATGCGGTATCAACACCACTGCGGTTAGCGCTCGGCCCGAGCCGGTCGCCTTGCTTCAGGATTACTGGAAACGCGGCGGGACGATGAAATGGATCGCGCCGGTGTATCCCAAAGACGATGATTATCGCAGCAACATTGATTTCGCCATCGACAATGGTGCTTCGGCGGCCATGATCATGGGGAACGTGGGCGACCGCTGGGCCCGAGCCGGAAAGTACGACTTGATGGCCAAAACGATCGACTACATCAAAAGTCGTGGGGTACCGGCGGGTTTGGCCGGGCATGAATTGGCAACCGTTCAGGGCGCTGAACAGCACCGATGCGGGGCCGATTTTTATATGAAGACGCTGCACTGCCGCGATTACTGGTCGTGGAAGCCGGAGCAGAAGAAGGACAAATTGATCATCGACAATTATTCCGTTGACAACTATTGGGAACGCACGCCCGAAGAAACGATCCAGTACATGGAAAGCATCGACAAGCCATGGATCGCATTCAAGACGTTGGCTGCCGGTGCGGTGCATCCAAAGAAAGGGTTCCGATACGCTTTCGAAAACGGTGCCGACTTCATCTGCGTGGGCATGTTCGATTATCAGATCATCGAAGACGCCAACATTCTGACGGCTGTCTTGGATGATCCCAAGTTAAATCGTCGCCGTCGCTGGATCGCGTGA
- a CDS encoding AraC family transcriptional regulator, with protein sequence MTKPPSPNGQSIRESFFAHHPDVRHVLRLFDHLPGTLFYAKDTQHRYVDANQRNLRDVFGLERLDQLLGKTDLDFQPVALAEAYHAEDRRVFSSGQMVANQIWLVPHVAGAPRWYVSTKTPVVDSQQHVIGLAGVMYPIETPEEQASFFRELLPAVRHLDQHYAESVSMSELAAMSGLSSTQFNTRFRTLFRMTPSEYLLSRRIQDAQDRLIGSSQSIADVGLAVGFFDQSHFTKRFRKYTGMTPKAYRKRFRGDRS encoded by the coding sequence TTGACGAAACCACCATCGCCCAACGGCCAATCCATTCGCGAATCCTTTTTCGCTCACCATCCGGACGTGCGTCACGTTTTGCGGTTGTTTGACCATCTGCCGGGGACGTTGTTTTATGCCAAAGACACCCAACACCGTTACGTGGACGCTAATCAACGGAACCTTCGCGACGTGTTCGGCCTGGAACGATTGGACCAGCTGTTGGGCAAAACCGACTTGGATTTTCAACCGGTCGCTTTGGCCGAAGCCTATCACGCCGAAGACCGCCGCGTGTTTTCCAGCGGCCAGATGGTCGCCAACCAGATTTGGTTAGTTCCCCACGTCGCAGGCGCCCCGCGATGGTATGTGTCAACCAAAACGCCGGTGGTCGATTCACAACAGCACGTGATCGGATTGGCCGGAGTGATGTATCCGATCGAAACCCCTGAGGAACAAGCGTCGTTCTTTCGTGAACTGTTGCCTGCGGTCCGACACCTGGATCAGCACTACGCCGAATCGGTGTCGATGTCGGAATTGGCGGCGATGTCCGGACTGTCTTCGACGCAGTTCAACACACGTTTCCGAACACTCTTTCGGATGACGCCCAGCGAGTACCTTTTGTCACGACGCATCCAAGATGCGCAGGATCGGTTGATCGGGTCATCCCAGTCCATTGCCGACGTCGGCCTGGCGGTCGGCTTCTTCGACCAGAGCCATTTCACGAAACGTTTTCGCAAGTACACCGGCATGACGCCCAAAGCATACCGGAAACGTTTTCGCGGCGATCGATCGTAG